The proteins below are encoded in one region of Bacteroidia bacterium:
- the purE gene encoding 5-(carboxyamino)imidazole ribonucleotide mutase → MDKNVQVGIIMGSDSDLPIMQEAAILLDEFEVSYELTIVSAHRTPFRMVEYARDAHKRGLKVIIAGAGGAAHLPGMTASITPLPVIGVPIKTQSLNGLDSLYSIVQMPNGVPVATVAINAAKNAALLAVQILATSNQSLLEKMIRYKSNMQSHVEKTAYRLEEMGYKAFLQEKK, encoded by the coding sequence ATGGATAAAAACGTGCAAGTAGGCATTATTATGGGTTCGGATTCCGATTTGCCGATTATGCAAGAAGCGGCTATACTTTTAGATGAGTTTGAAGTCAGTTATGAATTGACTATTGTTTCTGCGCACAGAACTCCTTTCAGAATGGTAGAATATGCTCGTGATGCGCACAAAAGGGGCTTGAAGGTTATTATTGCAGGTGCTGGGGGTGCAGCGCACTTACCTGGTATGACGGCTTCTATTACGCCGTTACCTGTTATTGGGGTACCTATCAAAACTCAAAGCTTAAACGGATTAGATTCTTTGTATTCTATTGTTCAGATGCCCAATGGGGTTCCCGTAGCTACGGTAGCTATCAATGCGGCTAAAAATGCTGCGCTTTTAGCCGTTCAAATTTTAGCTACTTCAAATCAGAGTTTGCTTGAAAAGATGATACGATACAAGTCTAACATGCAATCCCATGTAGAGAAAACTGCCTATCGATTGGAAGAGATGGGCTACAAAGCTTTTTTGCAAGAAAAGAAATGA